Within Clostridia bacterium, the genomic segment GCGTTGAACTTGCTGATGGCTTCATCTTCATGGCCAAAGGCCTTGACTATCTGATGCCCGGTATACATTTCTTCCACGTGGCCGTTGAGCTCGCCCAGCTGCTTCCACTGCTCGGTAAAGTATTTCTGGGAGCGGCTGATGATAGCCCTGGTTACCAAGAAGCTGGCAGGCAGGATCAACGCACAGACAAGGGTCAAAAGAGGGCTAATGGTGAGCATCATCACCACTATCCCCACCAGCGTCACTACGGCCGTGATGAGCTGAGCTATAGTCTGTTGCAAGGTACTGGCGATATTGTCCACGTCATTGGTTACCCGGCTCAGGATTTCTCCATGGGTACGGGAATCAAAGAATTGCAAAGGGAGGCGGGAGAGCTTTTCGTCCACCTCCCGGCGCATACGGTAGACAGTGTCCTGGGCCACGGCCGCCATTATATATTGCTGGATAAAGTTGAAAAGGGCGCTGAAGATATAGAGCCCTCCCAGGATCGCCAATACGTGCCATATATAGGCAAAATCCACCCCGGCGCCGGGCACCCCTTTAATTTTCATCATCAGCCCTTCAAAGAGCTTGGTGGTAGCTTTACCCATGATCTTGGGGCTAAGGATGCTAAAGGTGGTGCTCAAGGCCGCCATTATCAATACCGCTACCAACTTAAATTTATGGGGCATCAAGTAGCCGGTCAGCCTTTTCACCGTGCCCCGGGAATCCTTAGCCTTCTCCGCCGGCATGATCATGGGAGGGCCACCCCGGTGGCTTCTCCCCATCATCCTTCCCGGCCCAAAACCGGGTCGAAAGTCCCGCTGTTCCTGGCTCATGCTATCTCACCCTCCGCAAGCTGTGAGGCCATGATTTCACGATATACCTTGCAATCCTTGAGCAGCTGCCTGTGGTTGCCGATCCCCGCTATCCGGCCCTCATCGAGAACAATTATTTGGTCGGCGTCCATCACCGTGCTCACCCTCTGAGCAACAATTAGCACGGTGGAGTCAGCCGTCACCTCTTTGAGGGCTGCCCGTAACTTGGCATCGGTCTTAAAGTCAAGGGCTGAGAAACTGTCGTCAAAAATATAGATCTCGGGCCTCCTAACCAAGGCTCGGGCAATGGCAAGACGTTGCTTCTGCCCTCCCGAGAGGTTGGTTCCGCCTTGGGAAATCTCAGCATCAAAACCTCCCTTGCCCCCCAAGATGAATTCGGTGGCCTGGGCAATCTCAGCGGCGCGGGATACCTCTTCATCAGTGGCATCCTTCTTGCCGTATCTGATATTGTCCGCGATAGTGCCAGTAAAGAGTATTGCTTTTTGGGGAACAAAACCAATCTTGGTCCTGAGGCTGGCCTGAGACTGATCCCTTACATCTACACCGTCAACCAGAATGCTGCCGCTATCGACATCGTAAAAGCGGAGAATCAGATTGACCAGGGTCGACTTCCCGGAGCCGGTACCGCCGATGATAGCCGTGACTTGGCCAGGTTTAGCGGTAAAGGACATGTCGCTAAGAACCGGCTGCTCGGCACCCGGGTAACTAAAGGTGACATTCCTAAATTCGATGTATCCCCGTCGGTCACTGGGGTTGGTGGCCAGGTCCGGATCCTTAATTTCCGGC encodes:
- a CDS encoding ABC transporter ATP-binding protein; the encoded protein is RRFDAANQELTSTAIRVNRIMAAMMPVMMLVMNFTTIAIIWFGGIRIDNGEMQVGALMAFLQYAMQIMFSLLMVSILFVMIPRAFASAERIAQVLEIEPEIKDPDLATNPSDRRGYIEFRNVTFSYPGAEQPVLSDMSFTAKPGQVTAIIGGTGSGKSTLVNLILRFYDVDSGSILVDGVDVRDQSQASLRTKIGFVPQKAILFTGTIADNIRYGKKDATDEEVSRAAEIAQATEFILGGKGGFDAEISQGGTNLSGGQKQRLAIARALVRRPEIYIFDDSFSALDFKTDAKLRAALKEVTADSTVLIVAQRVSTVMDADQIIVLDEGRIAGIGNHRQLLKDCKVYREIMASQLAEGEIA